GCTGCGGTGCGAAACTGATCGGCTATTTTGCTCCTTATGAGGGATCCTCAACACTGGCCTATGGAATATACAACATCGAAAGCTTGGCGGCGTACGAGCAATATCGCCGCCGACTAGCATCAGACCCCTTAGGTCGAGAAAACTACGCGTTCACGCAAGAACGAAAATTCATCCGACGAGAAGAACGAACATTTACGATTCTCGTATCCAGCCCACATACACCAGAGGTGAACACATGATTGCAGCAATATTTGAAGTCGAGTTGATACCTGGCCAGCAGGAAAACTACCTTAGCATCGCCGCCGACTTGCGCCCATTACTTCACAAAATCGATGGATTCATCTCAATCGAACGCTTTCAAAGCCTGAGCAATTCGGAACGACTACTATCACTTTCCCTCTGGCGAGATGAAGATTCGCTCCGAATTTGGCGTAATGCTGAAGCCCATCGTGAGGCACAGGAAATTGGTAAGGCGAAAATCTTCGAGAACTACAGAATCATCGTCACCAAAGTCATACGCGATTACGGCATGAAGCAGCGCCCTCTCACTCCGAGAGCTCAGTGACAACTAACCCTGCGCACATAGGCAGTGAGTGTTGATCAATCAAGCATGGGGCTGCTCAGATCACGCCCCATGCGCTCCATCCATGACCATAATGGACAAAACGTGACCATTTTCACCACGCACCGACCCGGTACCACTTGTTAACCACGCATGCGCAGAAAAATATTTTGTAGTGCATGCATCCAACACTGATTGCGCTCGCATGCATGGCGCCTGCCGCGCGTACAAGACACTCACGACGAGTCCCATTAGTGCCGACCTAACATGAAATATTCGGCTTGGCATCCTTACGAACGCCACCTCCGCGCTGGGCAAATGTGCCGAACTCACCGATAATCAACGGCAATAGCCGTACCGCAACGCGTGCTCACGGAGAACCGCCATGTTCGGCATCCAGCACTACGACAGCTTCATCGCCGCGATCCTCGTGTTCCAGCTGATCCCCGGCGCCGGCACCATTGCCATTCTCAACGCCACCGCCCGCAACGGCATCGGCGCGGGCCTCGGCGCGGTGCTCGGCACGCTGTGCGGCGATCTCGTCTACATGCTAGCCGCCGTCGCCGGACTGGCCGCCCTGATGCACGCCAACCCGGAACTGTTTCGCGTCATGCAGTGGTTCGGCGCCGGCTATCTGATGTGGATGGGCCTCCAGCTGCTGCGACGGCCGGTCCACGCCGAGCCTGCGTGGGACGAACCGAAACAATCCGCCTGGCGCTATTTCCGTCAGGCGCTCGCCGTCAGCCTCACCAACCCCAAGGTAATGCTGTTCTTCGTCGCCTTTTTCCCGTTGTTCCTCGGCCCCGGCGCCTCGCACGTCACGCT
The Acidihalobacter prosperus DNA segment above includes these coding regions:
- a CDS encoding NIPSNAP family protein — protein: MITCIIRYDIEPTQHEDFAKYARNWGQSIPRCGAKLIGYFAPYEGSSTLAYGIYNIESLAAYEQYRRRLASDPLGRENYAFTQERKFIRREERTFTILVSSPHTPEVNT
- a CDS encoding antibiotic biosynthesis monooxygenase family protein translates to MIAAIFEVELIPGQQENYLSIAADLRPLLHKIDGFISIERFQSLSNSERLLSLSLWRDEDSLRIWRNAEAHREAQEIGKAKIFENYRIIVTKVIRDYGMKQRPLTPRAQ
- a CDS encoding LysE family translocator, translated to MFGIQHYDSFIAAILVFQLIPGAGTIAILNATARNGIGAGLGAVLGTLCGDLVYMLAAVAGLAALMHANPELFRVMQWFGAGYLMWMGLQLLRRPVHAEPAWDEPKQSAWRYFRQALAVSLTNPKVMLFFVAFFPLFLGPGASHVTLAAMMLHVTLLSFLYQAGLVTLGNAVARRLKGMPFARVLATRLAGVALIGFGIRLAAGNR